A section of the Paenibacillus odorifer genome encodes:
- a CDS encoding carbohydrate ABC transporter permease, which translates to MSERTSNRIFDIVNITFVALFVLFCLAPFLHVIAVSLSSNRAITSGEVTIFPIELNWNAYINVFSNNAMIRSLVFTVILTFATTVLCMLFTVAAAYPLTKRKLKGRKFFMYLIVITMFFSGGIIPEYLLIRDLHLINSVWSLILPGLVSPFNLIILISFFNNIPASLEESAEIDGSSHLRTLMSIILPLSMPVMATLALFYAVGRWNGFQDSLMYINNPDLYPLQLKLFQMVQNNMVSELTQMEGANRTPLTPESLKAATVIFATVPILAVYPWLQKYFVSGVMLGAVKG; encoded by the coding sequence ATGAGTGAACGTACCTCAAACCGGATATTCGATATCGTCAATATAACGTTTGTTGCCTTGTTCGTGTTGTTCTGCTTGGCTCCGTTTTTGCATGTGATTGCCGTGTCGCTTAGTTCCAACCGGGCAATTACTTCTGGAGAAGTAACGATTTTCCCCATTGAATTGAACTGGAATGCATACATTAATGTTTTTTCCAATAATGCGATGATCCGCTCTCTTGTCTTTACGGTTATTCTGACGTTTGCCACAACGGTGCTATGTATGCTTTTCACTGTCGCAGCAGCTTATCCGCTGACCAAAAGAAAATTGAAGGGCCGCAAATTTTTTATGTATCTGATCGTTATCACCATGTTTTTCAGCGGTGGTATTATTCCTGAATATTTGTTGATCCGTGATTTACATTTGATTAATTCGGTCTGGTCGCTTATTCTGCCAGGTCTGGTCAGCCCCTTTAACCTGATTATCCTGATCTCCTTTTTCAATAACATTCCTGCCAGCCTGGAGGAATCCGCCGAGATCGATGGCAGTTCCCATCTTCGTACACTGATGAGTATTATATTGCCGCTATCCATGCCGGTTATGGCCACGTTGGCTCTTTTCTACGCAGTGGGAAGGTGGAACGGCTTTCAGGATTCTCTGATGTATATCAATAATCCTGATTTGTATCCGCTCCAGCTTAAGCTGTTCCAGATGGTGCAGAACAACATGGTATCCGAACTGACACAAATGGAAGGTGCTAACCGGACCCCACTGACACCAGAGAGCCTAAAAGCGGCCACTGTTATCTTTGCAACAGTACCGATCCTTGCCGTATATCCATGGCTGCAGAAATATTTTGTCAGCGGGGTAATGCTTGGTGCCGTAAAAGGTTGA
- a CDS encoding sugar phosphate isomerase/epimerase family protein, with product MENKGIFSFSTCWNIKRHTAGDAMLREIRDLGFQRVELNYNVTKEMLETIEPMLERGEMGISSVHNTFPHVHDSDYGTDSVLLGFEDEEKRQRAIELLIGSAKYAQRYGGEAVVVHPGEVPFPNDISKELEQIYNGEGRDSNAYRSKWAELMERREAYSAGYVQKIIESLDEVCNRAVSEGLNVRFGIETRSKPQQIPTLAEAKTIIKALKGAPVGIWYDTGHAIMMDRLGLYDSVGEMEGLMDDIVGVHIHETIGLSDHWCPYVNSGNMEFYDAYLPMIERAQVKVYELKAACQPEEIDESHRLLMAKLARRGQV from the coding sequence ATGGAGAACAAAGGCATATTTTCGTTCTCAACTTGCTGGAACATTAAACGCCACACTGCCGGTGACGCCATGCTGCGGGAAATCCGCGATCTCGGCTTTCAGCGGGTGGAGCTGAACTATAATGTGACTAAGGAAATGCTGGAAACGATCGAGCCGATGCTTGAGCGGGGGGAGATGGGGATCTCCAGTGTCCACAACACCTTCCCGCATGTGCATGACTCCGATTATGGCACAGATTCCGTGCTGCTAGGTTTTGAGGATGAGGAGAAGCGGCAGCGGGCGATTGAGCTGCTGATTGGCTCGGCTAAGTACGCTCAGCGTTACGGAGGAGAAGCCGTTGTTGTGCATCCCGGTGAGGTACCCTTTCCAAATGATATCAGCAAAGAGCTGGAGCAAATTTATAACGGAGAGGGTAGAGATTCTAACGCTTATCGCAGCAAATGGGCGGAACTGATGGAGCGGCGGGAAGCTTACAGCGCCGGCTATGTGCAGAAAATTATTGAAAGCCTAGATGAAGTATGTAACCGGGCAGTTTCTGAGGGGCTAAACGTCCGCTTTGGTATCGAAACACGTTCCAAACCGCAGCAGATTCCGACGCTTGCGGAAGCCAAAACGATTATTAAGGCGCTAAAGGGAGCGCCTGTGGGCATATGGTATGACACCGGGCATGCCATTATGATGGACCGTTTGGGTTTGTACGACAGTGTGGGGGAAATGGAAGGTCTGATGGATGATATTGTAGGTGTTCACATTCATGAGACCATCGGTCTGTCTGACCACTGGTGCCCTTATGTAAACAGCGGGAATATGGAATTCTATGATGCGTATCTGCCGATGATTGAACGGGCGCAGGTCAAAGTGTATGAGCTGAAGGCAGCTTGCCAGCCGGAAGAAATTGATGAAAGTCATCGGCTGCTTATGGCCAAATTGGCGCGTAGAGGGCAGGTCTGA
- a CDS encoding RNA polymerase sigma factor — protein MLTSPQDSLDSTELEELIVRIQEGDSEQYALIVRAFQKPIYRYCYRLLENKQDAEDAVQDILVKGYQSIQQYKSQMHFSAWLYRIAYHHCLNLLRRRRLHKQVMRIFRPEVLSASPEQELDARLYSPSLSAALARLSLEERNMLILRVFEEQTYAEISEILGVSPNALTKRMNRIKLKVQEAMKSEEEITWKETKSAMNTKI, from the coding sequence GTGCTTACATCGCCACAGGATTCGCTAGACTCGACAGAGTTGGAAGAGCTAATCGTTAGGATTCAGGAGGGGGATTCCGAGCAGTATGCTTTAATTGTCAGAGCATTCCAAAAGCCGATCTATCGCTATTGCTATCGTTTGTTAGAAAACAAGCAGGATGCGGAGGACGCGGTTCAGGATATTTTGGTAAAGGGTTATCAATCTATCCAGCAATACAAATCGCAAATGCATTTCTCGGCTTGGCTCTATCGTATCGCATATCATCATTGCTTAAATCTGCTGCGCAGGCGTCGTCTGCACAAGCAAGTCATGCGTATTTTTCGTCCGGAAGTACTGTCTGCAAGCCCTGAACAGGAGCTGGATGCTCGGTTGTATAGTCCTTCATTGTCTGCAGCTTTAGCGCGATTGTCGCTTGAGGAGAGAAACATGCTTATTCTGCGGGTGTTTGAGGAACAAACTTATGCAGAGATAAGTGAGATTCTAGGGGTCAGTCCCAATGCGCTAACTAAAAGAATGAATCGGATCAAGCTAAAGGTTCAGGAAGCTATGAAGTCGGAGGAGGAGATCACATGGAAAGAAACAAAATCAGCAATGAATACCAAGATATAA
- the odhB gene encoding 2-oxoglutarate dehydrogenase complex dihydrolipoyllysine-residue succinyltransferase, whose amino-acid sequence MSEILVPDLGESISEGTIYKWLVKEGDTVGQGDVLAELETDKVNLEISAEVEGVISTILRQAGENVAVGEAIGIIGAASGSTPQAAESEAEAPKAAPAGGNAVAAAAPVAAPEVPAAGGDSHAALASPGARKLARERGIDLGEVSARDPIGRIGQADVSGHGAAAPQAAAPVAPAPQGKPEPAKPAASKATPDEGKNVERKRMSRRRLTIASRLVEAQQTAAMLTTFNEVDMTAILDIRKRRKDAFKEKHEVGLGFMSFFTKAVIGALKTYPLLNAEIDGEDLVVKKFYDIGIAVAAKEGLVVPVVRDADRLSFPEIERQIGELASKARANTLSLSELQGGTFTITNGGVFGSLLSTPILNTPQVGILGMHKIQLRPIALDEERTVNRPMMYIALSYDHRIVDGSEAVSFLVKVKELLEDPEALLLEG is encoded by the coding sequence GTGTCAGAAATCTTAGTACCCGATCTGGGAGAATCCATATCCGAAGGAACCATCTACAAATGGCTGGTTAAAGAAGGCGACACGGTAGGTCAAGGCGATGTGCTCGCTGAGCTGGAAACGGATAAAGTCAATCTGGAAATTAGTGCAGAGGTGGAGGGTGTCATCTCCACCATCCTGCGTCAAGCGGGCGAGAACGTAGCCGTTGGCGAAGCCATCGGCATCATTGGAGCCGCAAGCGGCAGTACGCCGCAGGCCGCTGAAAGCGAAGCCGAAGCGCCTAAAGCGGCTCCGGCAGGCGGCAACGCAGTAGCAGCCGCCGCGCCTGTAGCCGCGCCCGAAGTGCCTGCAGCAGGTGGCGACAGCCACGCTGCATTGGCATCGCCGGGCGCACGCAAGCTGGCACGGGAGCGCGGCATCGACCTCGGCGAGGTTAGCGCCCGTGATCCTATCGGCCGGATTGGTCAGGCCGATGTGTCCGGTCATGGTGCAGCAGCGCCGCAGGCCGCTGCACCGGTAGCTCCGGCGCCGCAAGGCAAGCCGGAGCCAGCGAAGCCGGCAGCGAGCAAAGCCACGCCGGACGAGGGCAAAAACGTGGAGCGCAAGCGCATGTCGCGCAGACGGCTCACGATTGCCAGCCGCTTGGTCGAAGCGCAGCAGACCGCGGCCATGCTTACCACCTTCAACGAGGTGGACATGACAGCGATCCTCGACATCCGCAAGCGTCGCAAGGATGCATTTAAAGAGAAACATGAAGTTGGACTAGGCTTCATGTCCTTCTTCACCAAAGCCGTGATCGGTGCGCTTAAAACCTATCCACTGCTGAACGCCGAGATCGACGGTGAAGATCTGGTCGTTAAGAAATTCTACGACATCGGTATTGCTGTTGCAGCGAAAGAAGGACTTGTAGTTCCAGTAGTCCGTGATGCGGATCGGCTCAGCTTCCCGGAAATCGAGCGCCAAATTGGCGAGCTCGCTTCCAAAGCACGCGCCAATACGCTCAGCCTCTCCGAGCTGCAAGGCGGAACATTCACCATCACCAACGGTGGCGTATTCGGCTCCTTGTTATCCACACCGATTCTGAATACACCACAGGTGGGTATTCTAGGGATGCATAAGATCCAACTGCGTCCGATCGCGCTGGACGAAGAAAGAACCGTAAACCGTCCAATGATGTACATCGCCCTTTCCTATGATCACCGGATCGTTGACGGCTCTGAAGCGGTAAGCTTCCTCGTCAAAGTGAAGGAATTGCTGGAAGATCCAGAAGCACTGTTGTTAGAAGGCTAA
- a CDS encoding 2-oxoglutarate dehydrogenase E1 component yields MAAKEPYNESIWSKYYGPNLGYIQERYEQFVKDPSTVENNYRELFTNSGPPPLTPDSEPAPQPRISGDTEWLRKAVRASKLIANIRIYGHMAAEIDPLVRDQNPMAKYLEPETYGLTREDLIALPATLIWENAPNDVHTGWDAVQRMRQAYTKTIAYEFGHVHEEKELQWLNRQAESTSSPAPLNNTERKELLNRLIQVEQFETFLHKTFVGQKRFSLEGNDALVPMLDEIVRAAAHDGAEHILMGMAHRGRLNVLAHILGKPYDIIFSEFHHSPNKELFPSEGSTGINYGWTGDVKYHLGADRAVREGETVRTRITLANNPSHLEFVNPVVEGFTRAAQEDRSTAGLPKIDTSKAMAVLMHGDAAFPGEGIVAETLNIGKLQGYQNGGTIHIIVNNRIGFTTESEDSRSTHYASDIAKGYEIPIVHVNADDPEACVAAVRLASAYRHQFKKDFVIDLIGYRRHGHNEMDDPETTQPIVYGKVRNHPTVYKVYAERLKNEKVLTAEDVQKMNAEAESVLQRAYDNMKEGNHKKKEPKAFIPLQTDRAAANTTAVSISSLQEINRELLTVPAGFQVYPKLERILQRRKDALNEGEKVDWALAETLAFATILKNGTPIRLSGQDAQRGTFAHRHLVLHDSKTGDLFSPLHQLSDSRASFGVYNSPLSEASVLGFEYGYNVFAPETFVIWEAQYGDFANAGQVIFDQFIAAGRAKWTQRSNLVIMLPHGYEGQGPEHSSGRLERFLQLSAEENWTVANLTTASQYFHLLRRQAALCGQEDARPLVIMTPKSLIRNTRSTSAGTELASGQFKPVLAESLLGQKPSEVKRLVVCSGKVAIDIQTELEAAQDKDWSWLHVLRLEQLYPFPEQELSEHLNSFSSLQEIVWVQEEPKNMGGWSYSEPRLRAIAPKNAGVRYIGRPERSSPASGYADVHSFEQRRIVTEALKSNSNVQAAVPSS; encoded by the coding sequence ATGGCAGCCAAAGAGCCCTATAACGAATCCATTTGGAGTAAGTATTACGGACCCAATTTAGGCTACATTCAAGAAAGATATGAACAGTTTGTGAAAGATCCCTCCACCGTAGAAAATAATTATCGCGAGCTTTTTACAAATTCGGGACCCCCTCCCCTAACTCCGGATAGCGAACCGGCTCCTCAGCCGCGCATCTCGGGAGACACCGAATGGCTTAGAAAAGCAGTAAGAGCTTCCAAGCTAATCGCCAATATTCGTATATATGGCCATATGGCCGCTGAAATTGATCCGCTGGTACGCGATCAGAATCCCATGGCAAAATATCTTGAGCCTGAAACCTATGGGCTGACCCGCGAAGACCTGATTGCACTGCCTGCCACGCTTATATGGGAAAATGCGCCGAATGATGTGCATACCGGGTGGGATGCCGTGCAACGTATGCGTCAGGCATACACCAAGACTATCGCCTATGAATTCGGGCATGTGCATGAAGAAAAAGAACTGCAATGGCTAAATAGACAGGCAGAATCCACCAGCTCACCAGCACCCCTGAATAATACAGAACGCAAAGAGCTCCTGAACCGCCTGATTCAGGTAGAGCAATTTGAAACCTTCCTCCACAAGACTTTTGTAGGTCAGAAGCGTTTCAGTCTTGAAGGCAATGATGCTCTTGTGCCGATGTTAGACGAAATCGTACGCGCTGCTGCACATGACGGTGCAGAGCATATTTTGATGGGCATGGCGCATCGCGGTCGCCTCAACGTTCTTGCACATATTTTGGGCAAACCTTATGATATCATATTTTCAGAGTTTCATCATTCTCCGAACAAGGAGCTTTTCCCTTCCGAAGGCTCCACAGGCATTAACTATGGCTGGACAGGTGATGTGAAATACCATCTCGGTGCAGACCGTGCTGTCCGTGAAGGAGAAACCGTACGCACAAGAATAACACTAGCGAATAACCCAAGTCACTTGGAATTCGTCAATCCTGTCGTGGAAGGTTTCACTCGTGCCGCACAAGAAGATCGGAGCACTGCAGGACTGCCGAAGATTGATACCAGTAAAGCTATGGCGGTGCTGATGCATGGTGATGCTGCTTTTCCAGGTGAAGGAATTGTTGCAGAAACGCTTAATATCGGCAAACTTCAAGGTTATCAAAATGGTGGGACGATCCATATCATTGTTAATAACCGAATTGGTTTTACGACTGAAAGTGAAGATTCCCGTTCTACGCATTATGCGAGTGACATCGCCAAAGGGTATGAAATCCCGATAGTCCATGTCAACGCTGATGACCCAGAGGCCTGCGTAGCAGCCGTACGTTTAGCTAGCGCATACCGCCATCAATTCAAAAAAGATTTCGTAATTGATCTCATCGGCTACCGCCGTCATGGTCACAACGAAATGGATGATCCTGAAACCACACAACCTATTGTCTACGGCAAGGTTCGCAATCATCCGACCGTCTACAAGGTTTATGCAGAGAGACTGAAAAACGAAAAGGTTCTTACCGCCGAAGACGTGCAAAAGATGAATGCTGAAGCAGAAAGCGTATTGCAGCGTGCGTACGATAATATGAAGGAAGGCAATCATAAGAAAAAAGAACCCAAAGCCTTCATTCCTCTACAAACGGACCGCGCAGCGGCAAACACTACAGCGGTATCCATCTCCAGCCTGCAGGAGATCAATCGTGAACTGTTGACGGTTCCAGCTGGATTCCAGGTTTATCCGAAGCTGGAGCGCATTTTACAACGTCGTAAAGATGCACTGAATGAGGGTGAAAAGGTCGACTGGGCACTGGCTGAAACGTTAGCCTTCGCTACCATTTTGAAAAATGGGACGCCCATCCGACTGAGCGGTCAAGATGCCCAACGCGGAACCTTCGCACATCGCCATCTGGTGCTGCACGACAGTAAAACAGGAGATTTATTCTCTCCGCTACATCAGCTAAGCGATTCCCGTGCCTCCTTTGGCGTATACAACAGTCCATTGTCAGAGGCATCAGTATTAGGCTTTGAATATGGTTATAATGTGTTCGCACCGGAAACCTTCGTAATCTGGGAAGCACAGTATGGTGATTTCGCCAATGCGGGTCAGGTTATTTTTGACCAGTTCATTGCGGCTGGACGCGCCAAATGGACACAGCGCAGCAATCTCGTCATCATGCTGCCGCATGGCTACGAAGGACAGGGACCTGAGCACTCCAGCGGTAGGCTGGAACGGTTCTTGCAGCTATCCGCTGAGGAGAACTGGACAGTCGCTAATCTGACTACCGCTTCGCAATATTTCCATCTGCTGCGGCGCCAAGCAGCGTTATGCGGGCAGGAAGATGCTAGACCGCTAGTCATTATGACGCCGAAAAGTCTCATTCGGAATACGCGCAGCACTTCTGCCGGAACCGAGCTGGCTTCAGGACAATTCAAGCCTGTATTAGCTGAATCTTTGCTTGGCCAGAAACCAAGTGAAGTTAAACGGCTCGTAGTCTGCAGCGGTAAAGTCGCTATCGACATCCAAACAGAACTGGAAGCAGCACAGGATAAGGATTGGTCATGGCTGCATGTTCTTCGCCTAGAGCAGCTTTATCCGTTCCCGGAACAAGAGTTAAGCGAACATTTAAACTCCTTCAGCTCCCTTCAGGAAATTGTCTGGGTGCAAGAAGAGCCGAAAAATATGGGCGGCTGGAGCTATAGTGAGCCTCGGTTACGCGCCATCGCACCAAAGAATGCCGGCGTAAGATATATCGGCCGTCCGGAACGTTCCAGCCCGGCCAGTGGTTATGCAGATGTGCATAGCTTCGAACAACGTAGAATTGTAACAGAAGCCCTAAAATCAAATTCGAACGTACAAGCGGCTGTACCGTCCTCTTAA
- a CDS encoding anti-repressor SinI family protein: MEKSNQGSNREQQFIDLDQEWVHLLLAAKKAGIKADEIRQFFHEKTVQIVQ, from the coding sequence TTGGAAAAGTCCAACCAGGGTAGCAACAGAGAACAGCAGTTTATTGATCTGGATCAAGAGTGGGTACATTTATTATTAGCAGCTAAGAAGGCTGGCATTAAGGCAGATGAAATCCGCCAGTTCTTTCATGAGAAAACTGTGCAGATCGTGCAGTAA
- a CDS encoding helix-turn-helix domain-containing protein, with protein sequence MGQRIQQLRLDKGFSLSELADRADVAKSYLSNVERNIQSNPSIQFIEKIADALQVSIHALLYGEPNDAEESHLDSEWFRLVQEAMDSGISKREFKEFLDYQKWKLDQKD encoded by the coding sequence ATGGGCCAACGTATCCAGCAGCTCCGCCTAGACAAGGGTTTCTCCCTATCTGAGCTTGCGGACAGAGCAGATGTGGCTAAGTCGTATCTTAGCAACGTGGAGAGAAACATCCAATCCAATCCATCCATCCAGTTTATCGAAAAGATCGCTGACGCGCTTCAGGTATCCATTCATGCCCTACTCTATGGAGAACCAAATGATGCAGAGGAATCACATTTAGATTCGGAATGGTTCCGATTGGTGCAGGAAGCTATGGACTCAGGCATTAGCAAACGCGAATTCAAAGAATTTCTGGACTATCAGAAATGGAAGCTCGATCAAAAGGATTAA
- a CDS encoding TasA family protein, whose amino-acid sequence MGIKKTLGLGVASAALGLSLIGGGTFAYFSDTAQSTATFAAGTLDLNSDPSVIVNIPNLKPGDTVTKSFKLKNDGSLDIGSIILNTSTQITDAKGDNYLDLAEFIKVKFLRNNDKGVPIVSPENVVYETTLAALKSQHPDLVKNTGWDQLFTEASGIKAGTNDSFSVQFEFVENNQDQNIFQGDSLTLTWDFVAKQGAKKDY is encoded by the coding sequence ATGGGTATCAAGAAAACATTGGGTCTTGGCGTAGCATCTGCAGCACTGGGTTTATCATTAATCGGCGGAGGAACCTTCGCATACTTTAGCGACACTGCGCAAAGCACAGCTACATTCGCAGCGGGTACACTCGATCTGAACTCCGACCCTTCTGTCATCGTTAATATTCCTAACCTGAAACCAGGTGATACTGTAACTAAATCCTTCAAATTGAAAAACGATGGTTCGCTCGATATCGGATCTATCATTCTGAATACATCGACTCAAATCACGGATGCTAAAGGAGATAACTACTTGGATTTAGCCGAGTTCATTAAAGTTAAATTCCTTAGAAATAATGATAAAGGGGTACCTATCGTCTCTCCTGAAAATGTAGTTTATGAGACTACACTTGCTGCTTTAAAAAGTCAGCATCCGGATCTCGTAAAAAATACAGGTTGGGATCAACTCTTTACCGAAGCATCCGGTATTAAAGCCGGTACCAATGACAGCTTCTCCGTCCAATTCGAATTTGTGGAAAATAACCAAGATCAAAATATTTTCCAAGGCGATAGCTTAACACTGACTTGGGATTTCGTAGCTAAACAAGGTGCGAAAAAAGACTACTAA
- the sipW gene encoding signal peptidase I SipW: MRIKKIINNTLSSLMLVIFILLVAAVVLSKASGGEPAFFGYEIKTVLSGSMEPGIQTGSIVALKPGGDMNRFKPGDVITFRNEDNLLITHRIVEATVNNATGEAVYRTKGDNNDAPDMNPTSSANVVAQYTGVTVPYVGYAMNFAVSKAGSVVLMIVPGLMLLLYALYTSWKAVAALEKKNTALLPASPSPTETQP, translated from the coding sequence ATGCGAATTAAAAAAATTATCAATAATACCTTATCGAGCTTAATGCTTGTGATCTTTATTCTGCTGGTGGCAGCCGTAGTGTTATCCAAGGCCTCCGGTGGTGAACCTGCTTTCTTCGGATATGAGATCAAAACCGTACTCTCAGGATCGATGGAACCAGGAATTCAGACAGGCTCAATTGTCGCATTAAAACCCGGAGGGGATATGAATCGTTTCAAACCAGGCGATGTCATCACCTTTAGGAACGAAGATAATCTGCTCATTACTCACCGGATTGTAGAAGCGACCGTCAATAACGCTACTGGTGAAGCTGTTTATCGCACTAAAGGCGATAACAACGACGCACCCGACATGAACCCAACCAGTTCTGCGAATGTTGTAGCTCAGTATACCGGGGTCACTGTACCCTATGTCGGTTACGCTATGAATTTCGCGGTTTCCAAAGCTGGAAGTGTAGTCCTCATGATCGTGCCTGGCTTGATGCTTCTGCTCTATGCTCTGTATACCTCTTGGAAGGCTGTAGCTGCATTAGAAAAGAAAAATACTGCCCTACTGCCAGCCTCACCGTCCCCAACAGAAACACAGCCCTAA
- a CDS encoding aldo/keto reductase has protein sequence MLKALPLNKRGIPASRIALGCMGLGGDWDHEPITAENVKQGHEAVDAALSIGINMFDHADIYTRGKAEKVFGQIFKDRPGLREEIIIQSKCGIKLMEPGDSTNTFDFSGQHILNSVDGILSRLGTEYIDILLLHRPDPLMDPEEVASALHQLKAAGKVRHFGVSNMSAAQIKLLQTYCDEPFIVNQLHMSLAKISWVDAGISVNREPWKDIIFPEGTLEHCRMENIQLQAWGPLAQGLFSGRSLEDQPENIVQTAAMVQQLADEKGTTPEAIVLAWLMTHPAAIQPVIGTVNPKRITACADADKLELSRKEWYDLYVSSRGSKLP, from the coding sequence TTGTTGAAAGCGTTACCTTTAAACAAGCGCGGGATTCCCGCAAGCCGCATTGCTTTAGGCTGCATGGGACTAGGCGGTGACTGGGACCATGAGCCGATTACTGCGGAGAATGTTAAACAAGGGCATGAAGCGGTCGATGCCGCACTTTCCATCGGCATCAACATGTTTGATCATGCAGATATTTACACTCGTGGCAAGGCGGAGAAGGTATTCGGTCAGATTTTTAAGGATCGTCCAGGACTACGTGAAGAAATTATAATTCAATCTAAATGTGGAATTAAGCTAATGGAGCCTGGGGACAGCACTAATACGTTTGATTTCTCTGGCCAACATATTCTGAACAGCGTGGATGGAATATTGTCACGACTTGGGACCGAATACATTGATATTCTTCTATTGCATAGACCCGATCCCTTAATGGATCCTGAGGAAGTAGCCTCCGCATTACATCAACTGAAGGCCGCTGGTAAGGTTCGCCATTTCGGGGTTTCCAATATGAGCGCCGCTCAGATCAAGCTGCTGCAGACTTATTGCGATGAACCTTTTATCGTAAACCAGCTGCATATGAGCTTGGCTAAGATCAGCTGGGTGGATGCTGGAATCAGTGTAAATCGTGAACCCTGGAAGGATATCATCTTTCCTGAGGGAACCCTTGAACATTGTCGAATGGAGAACATTCAGCTTCAAGCCTGGGGGCCACTCGCCCAAGGTCTATTTAGCGGGCGTTCATTAGAGGATCAACCGGAGAATATCGTCCAAACAGCAGCTATGGTCCAACAGCTTGCAGATGAAAAAGGAACAACACCCGAAGCCATTGTATTGGCTTGGCTAATGACACATCCAGCTGCCATTCAGCCTGTTATTGGAACTGTGAATCCGAAGCGTATTACTGCCTGTGCCGATGCGGACAAGCTGGAGCTTAGCCGTAAGGAATGGTACGACCTGTATGTTAGTTCACGTGGTTCAAAACTTCCGTAA
- a CDS encoding PadR family transcriptional regulator: protein MSMKLAILGLLLERNMHPYEITLVMKERSMDRITKLQMGSLYYAVDKLAQDGYIEALEVIRSSDRPDKTIYAITEQGKALFEQLILQQIKKNEPFYHPMYMALAMSRHIDQSKVEKLLEERLRETEHQVNLAYQVYEEHISIVPRSALHLMYGTYEHTLTELKWLQRLYDDVVARKLKDIGTPLNLEA, encoded by the coding sequence ATGTCCATGAAATTAGCCATTTTAGGTTTACTGCTGGAGCGGAACATGCATCCCTATGAAATCACATTAGTGATGAAGGAACGTTCCATGGACCGGATCACCAAGCTGCAGATGGGATCACTCTATTATGCTGTGGATAAGCTTGCACAAGATGGTTATATAGAAGCTTTAGAGGTCATCCGCAGCAGTGATCGGCCGGACAAAACGATCTATGCCATAACAGAGCAAGGTAAAGCTTTATTCGAACAGCTTATCCTGCAACAAATTAAGAAAAACGAACCCTTCTATCATCCGATGTATATGGCGCTTGCTATGTCCCGTCATATCGATCAGAGCAAGGTTGAGAAGCTGCTCGAGGAACGCCTACGGGAAACAGAACATCAGGTTAATCTGGCTTATCAGGTATACGAGGAACACATCTCCATCGTGCCTCGTTCTGCCCTGCATCTAATGTACGGTACATATGAGCACACCCTGACTGAGCTAAAATGGCTGCAGCGCCTATACGATGATGTTGTAGCACGCAAGCTAAAAGACATAGGGACACCGTTGAATTTAGAGGCCTAA